From Gemmatimonadota bacterium, the proteins below share one genomic window:
- a CDS encoding alpha-amylase family protein, with amino-acid sequence MTVQRHAPIASSFVATLLLLATVACGKDTPTATIPDAPAGRPTLSQQYRASGHAAAGDVFVHLFDWRWTDIAAECESVLGPAGYRAVQVSPPQEHSITPSFDWSERYQPVSYKLDRSRSGTRDEFVAMVSRCKGAGVDIYVDAVINHMTNFPSPGVGSAGTAYSKYSYPGLYAQSDFHTPCALNNYQDAANVQDCELLSLPDLNTGLPSVRQKIADYLIALVRLGVAGFRIDAAKHMQQVELDQIITLVNSAAASEGRALPYFFLEVIGGSGEAVKATDYFGAGYASGGVADITEFIFVGVGNKFRNVNGERLSQLNPNGSAGNQFSAAAWGMMPSDKAVVFLQNHDTQHDCGIGYRNTQVFRLANVWMLAQPYGYPTVLSSFAFTCPAGNSAGPPSDAAGWTLPVRCAASFEVVVLGDWVCEHRDPYIRNMIRFRRTVAGTEVTRWWDNAGNAIAFSRGDKGWVAINREGGNVLVSTSTGLAAGTYCDVLGGGKVGAGCAGASVVVGTSGGVALSLAGNSALVIDVTTKL; translated from the coding sequence TTGACAGTCCAGCGTCACGCGCCAATCGCCTCGTCGTTCGTCGCGACCCTGTTGCTGCTGGCGACGGTCGCCTGCGGCAAGGACACGCCCACCGCCACGATCCCCGACGCCCCCGCTGGGCGCCCCACGCTCTCCCAGCAATACCGCGCAAGCGGCCACGCCGCCGCCGGCGATGTCTTCGTGCACCTGTTCGACTGGCGCTGGACCGACATCGCCGCCGAGTGCGAGTCGGTCCTGGGGCCGGCCGGCTATCGCGCGGTGCAGGTCTCGCCGCCGCAGGAGCACAGCATCACCCCCAGCTTCGACTGGAGCGAGCGGTACCAACCCGTCAGCTACAAGCTGGACCGCAGCCGCTCGGGGACGCGCGACGAGTTCGTGGCGATGGTGAGCCGCTGCAAGGGGGCAGGGGTCGACATCTACGTCGACGCGGTCATCAATCACATGACCAACTTCCCCAGCCCCGGCGTGGGGAGCGCGGGGACCGCCTACTCGAAGTACAGCTACCCGGGGCTCTACGCCCAGTCCGACTTCCACACGCCGTGTGCGCTCAACAACTACCAGGACGCGGCCAATGTGCAGGACTGCGAGCTACTCTCGCTCCCGGACCTCAACACAGGCCTGCCGTCGGTGCGACAGAAGATCGCCGACTACCTCATCGCACTCGTCAGGCTCGGCGTCGCCGGCTTCCGCATCGACGCGGCCAAGCACATGCAGCAGGTGGAGCTCGACCAGATCATCACGCTGGTCAACAGCGCCGCAGCCAGTGAGGGGCGCGCACTGCCGTATTTCTTCCTCGAGGTGATCGGCGGCTCTGGTGAGGCGGTCAAGGCCACCGACTACTTCGGCGCCGGCTACGCGTCGGGCGGCGTCGCCGACATCACCGAGTTCATCTTCGTCGGCGTGGGGAACAAGTTCCGCAACGTGAACGGGGAGCGCCTGTCGCAGCTCAACCCCAACGGGAGCGCCGGCAACCAGTTCTCTGCCGCCGCGTGGGGGATGATGCCGTCCGACAAGGCGGTGGTCTTCCTCCAGAACCACGACACGCAGCACGACTGCGGCATCGGCTACCGCAACACGCAGGTCTTCCGCCTGGCCAACGTCTGGATGCTGGCGCAGCCGTACGGCTACCCGACCGTGCTCTCGAGCTTCGCCTTCACCTGTCCCGCCGGCAACTCCGCCGGTCCGCCGTCCGACGCCGCCGGGTGGACGCTCCCGGTGCGATGCGCCGCGTCGTTCGAGGTGGTCGTCCTCGGCGACTGGGTGTGCGAGCATCGTGACCCGTACATCCGCAACATGATCCGCTTCCGGCGCACCGTCGCCGGGACCGAGGTGACGCGCTGGTGGGACAACGCGGGGAATGCGATCGCCTTCTCGCGCGGCGACAAGGGGTGGGTCGCGATCAACCGCGAGGGAGGAAACGTGCTCGTCTCGACCAGCACAGGGTTGGCGGCGGGGACGTATTGCGATGTGTTAGGCGGCGGGAAGGTCGGGGCGGGATGCGCGGGGGCGAGCGTGGTGGTTGGGACGAGCGGCGGGGTGGCGTTGTCGCTGGCGGGGAACAGCGCGCTGGTGATTGACGTGACGACGAAGCTGTAG
- a CDS encoding P1 family peptidase: MRSLVPITLLAVAALAAAPSSAVAQQRARARDLGIPLDGTPGPHNAITDVAGVEVGYTTLIRGEGKRVVGQGPVRTGVTAILPRGRATLEPVFAAYYAGNGNGDMTGTHWIEETGVLETPIMITNTLSVGIVRDAVVDWMVKRNAPGPFWYPVVAETSDGGLNDMKGLHVKAEHAFQALDAARPGAVAEGNVGGGTGMNCNGFKGGTGTSSRMLSAMEGGFTVGVLVQCNYGTRSQLRIAGIPVGREVTGLEPCVAQRLDPPLTAFDGRPLPVCGAGPGGGDAPAEDPEQGSIIIVVATDAPLSPDQLKRVVRRVALGMGRMGSINGNGSGDIFIAFSTANRGVDWGNSGRSTLPAPTMQRLGSGLVDPLFTATVEATEEAIINAMLAAETMTGADYRRAWALPHDQVKAILAKYNRLQRR; the protein is encoded by the coding sequence ATGCGCTCACTCGTTCCCATAACCCTCCTCGCCGTCGCGGCCCTCGCCGCCGCACCGTCGTCTGCCGTCGCGCAGCAGCGCGCCCGCGCACGCGACCTCGGCATCCCGCTCGACGGCACCCCCGGCCCCCACAACGCCATCACCGACGTCGCCGGCGTGGAGGTGGGCTACACGACGCTCATTCGCGGCGAAGGGAAGCGGGTGGTGGGGCAGGGGCCGGTGCGCACCGGGGTCACCGCGATCCTGCCGCGTGGCCGCGCGACGCTGGAGCCGGTCTTCGCCGCGTACTATGCGGGGAACGGCAACGGTGACATGACCGGGACGCACTGGATCGAGGAGACCGGGGTGCTGGAGACGCCGATCATGATCACCAACACGCTGAGTGTGGGGATCGTGCGCGACGCGGTGGTGGACTGGATGGTGAAGCGCAACGCCCCCGGCCCGTTCTGGTATCCGGTGGTCGCCGAGACCTCGGACGGCGGGCTCAATGACATGAAGGGGCTGCACGTGAAGGCGGAGCATGCCTTCCAGGCGCTCGATGCCGCGCGTCCCGGGGCGGTGGCCGAGGGGAACGTGGGGGGCGGGACGGGGATGAACTGCAACGGCTTCAAGGGCGGCACCGGGACGTCGTCGCGGATGTTGTCGGCGATGGAGGGTGGCTTCACCGTCGGTGTGCTGGTGCAGTGCAACTACGGCACGCGCTCACAGCTCCGCATCGCCGGGATCCCGGTGGGGCGCGAGGTGACGGGGCTCGAGCCCTGCGTGGCGCAGCGCCTCGACCCGCCGCTCACCGCCTTCGATGGCCGTCCGCTGCCGGTGTGTGGGGCGGGTCCGGGGGGCGGCGATGCGCCGGCGGAAGATCCCGAGCAGGGTTCGATCATCATCGTGGTGGCCACCGATGCCCCGCTGTCGCCCGACCAGCTCAAGCGCGTGGTGCGCCGCGTCGCGTTAGGCATGGGGCGCATGGGGTCGATCAACGGCAACGGTTCTGGTGACATCTTCATCGCCTTCTCGACCGCGAACCGCGGGGTGGACTGGGGGAACAGCGGCCGCTCGACGCTGCCGGCGCCCACGATGCAGCGGCTGGGCTCCGGACTGGTGGATCCGCTCTTCACGGCCACCGTGGAGGCGACGGAAGAGGCGATCATCAACGCGATGCTGGCGGCCGAGACGATGACGGGGGCGGACTATCGCCGCGCGTGGGCGCTCCCGCACGACCAGGTGAAGGCGATCCTCGCGAAGTACAACCGGTTGCAGCGGCGGTGA
- a CDS encoding VOC family protein encodes MTLKRMDNVGIVVESLDTAIAFFSELGLTLQGRATIEGEWAGRVTGLGNQHVEIAMMITPDGHSRLELSRFLAPAVVADHRNAPVNSLGYLRIMFTVTDLDELLVRLGRHGAQLVGEVVNYENVYRLCYIRGPEGLLIGLAEELGTRSGTT; translated from the coding sequence ATGACACTGAAACGCATGGACAACGTCGGCATCGTGGTGGAGTCACTCGATACCGCCATTGCGTTCTTTTCCGAACTCGGCCTGACCCTGCAGGGGCGCGCGACCATCGAGGGCGAGTGGGCCGGGCGTGTCACGGGGCTGGGGAACCAGCACGTCGAGATTGCGATGATGATCACCCCCGACGGCCACAGCCGGCTCGAGTTGTCGCGCTTCCTGGCGCCAGCGGTCGTCGCCGATCATCGCAACGCCCCCGTCAACTCGCTCGGCTACCTGCGCATCATGTTCACCGTCACCGATCTCGATGAGTTACTCGTCAGGCTCGGCAGGCACGGGGCGCAGCTGGTGGGTGAAGTGGTGAACTACGAGAACGTCTATCGACTCTGTTACATCCGTGGTCCCGAAGGGCTGCTGATCGGGCTCGCGGAAGAACTCGGGACCCGGAGCGGAACGACATGA
- a CDS encoding transposase: protein MRTDLALDALEQAVYARQPTAPLIHHSDRGAHNLAIRYTERLADAGIEASVGSRGDSYDNALAENVIGLFKTEVIRRQGPWRSLNEMEFATLSWVHWFNTTRLLEPLGYLPPAEFETQHCETITPHAMQAVA from the coding sequence ATGCGTACGGATCTCGCCCTCGACGCGCTGGAGCAAGCGGTGTATGCACGACAACCGACGGCGCCGCTCATTCACCACTCCGACCGCGGGGCGCACAATCTCGCGATTCGCTACACCGAACGACTCGCGGATGCCGGGATCGAGGCATCGGTCGGCAGCCGTGGGGACTCGTACGACAACGCACTCGCGGAGAATGTGATCGGTCTCTTCAAGACGGAGGTCATTCGCCGTCAGGGGCCATGGCGTTCTCTCAACGAAATGGAGTTCGCCACGCTCTCGTGGGTGCACTGGTTCAACACGACGCGGCTCCTGGAGCCGCTCGGCTACCTTCCGCCCGCCGAGTTCGAGACGCAGCACTGCGAGACGATCACACCTCACGCCATGCAAGCCGTGGCCTGA
- a CDS encoding nuclear transport factor 2 family protein encodes MHLSATALLSLGLPVFLAAVAQSPTSAAINADVWTPIAASVVNDDIAAMGRTYHPDAVLVSNDGTRSIASALAGWGKDMVANKAKGTHATVEFRFTKRQDDTETAFETGVFKYTVIDKAGVSKPSYRRLEALLVKRQGKWRIVMERQLDAVTEAAWNAIPH; translated from the coding sequence ATGCACCTCTCCGCCACCGCCCTCCTGAGCCTCGGCCTTCCCGTCTTCCTCGCCGCCGTCGCACAGAGCCCGACCAGCGCCGCGATCAACGCCGACGTCTGGACCCCCATCGCGGCGTCGGTCGTGAACGACGACATCGCCGCCATGGGGCGCACCTACCACCCGGATGCCGTACTGGTCTCGAACGACGGCACGCGTTCGATCGCCTCGGCGCTGGCAGGCTGGGGAAAGGACATGGTCGCCAACAAGGCCAAGGGGACGCACGCGACGGTGGAATTCCGGTTCACGAAACGGCAGGACGACACCGAGACGGCCTTCGAGACCGGGGTCTTCAAGTACACGGTCATCGACAAGGCCGGCGTCAGCAAGCCGAGCTATCGGCGCCTCGAGGCGCTGCTGGTCAAGCGCCAGGGGAAGTGGCGGATCGTGATGGAGCGCCAGCTCGACGCCGTGACCGAAGCGGCCTGGAACGCCATCCCGCACTAG
- a CDS encoding serine hydrolase — MLRYELNLPNRHFVAGRVDQDGVDATVTITGPTGKRVQRSARVGRGGPESFAFATDTVGRYVVEVTPATAGKGGAVRVQLTRSEPVATTPEGKVDQAAAQLYKDTPGAVVGVIKEGKLAFVKGYGAADLTYEMPFTAETPTNIGSSSKQFTGFALALLASRGKLSLSDDVRKHIPELKDFGKTITVRHLLTHTTGYREFINTLIIEGRQVLEGDYIASDEVIKVINRQPALQNEPGAEFNYNNSAFALATIVAERVTGVPFAEWMRNEVFLPLGMTKTWVRANPGQIIHGRSAGYIPGEGGFREVRDLHGSAGAGGIYTTPGDVAKWMHNFKTGELGGPAVIKELSTSFVLNDGKPSNYGYGLFLDTNRGLRRWQHGGNDIAHSSTFVYYPDLDAGYVVFSNYQGVPGGIAGVVADAFFAQHMTMPPRATASATAASGVDVPAATLRRYAGKYEMTTLGGLLLTVEQQGNQLRLQLPGQPALPLRPTSMTAFEVVGAPARITFNAAPDGAVEGITFQQDGQHPGRRVAEQAAVDLATFAGRYFSEELETFYDLSVEGGQLVIRHRRFGPVTLTHTTGDSFSATLPVSQVVFRRDAQGTVTGFDAGNGRARDIRFRKVTP, encoded by the coding sequence ATGCTCCGATACGAGCTGAATCTTCCGAATCGCCACTTCGTGGCCGGCCGAGTGGATCAGGATGGGGTGGACGCCACGGTGACGATCACGGGCCCCACGGGCAAACGCGTGCAGCGCTCGGCGCGCGTCGGGCGAGGGGGGCCGGAGTCGTTTGCGTTCGCCACCGACACGGTGGGCCGGTACGTGGTCGAGGTGACGCCGGCGACGGCGGGCAAAGGGGGCGCCGTGCGCGTGCAGCTCACGCGGTCCGAACCGGTCGCGACGACTCCGGAAGGCAAGGTGGACCAGGCCGCCGCCCAGCTGTACAAGGACACGCCCGGCGCGGTCGTGGGCGTGATCAAGGAGGGCAAGCTGGCGTTCGTGAAGGGCTATGGCGCCGCTGACCTGACGTACGAGATGCCGTTCACCGCCGAGACGCCGACCAACATTGGTTCTTCGTCGAAACAGTTCACCGGCTTCGCCCTCGCCCTGCTGGCCTCGCGGGGCAAGCTCTCCCTGAGCGACGACGTGCGAAAGCACATCCCTGAACTCAAGGACTTCGGCAAGACGATCACCGTGCGCCACCTGTTGACGCACACCACCGGCTACCGCGAGTTCATCAACACGCTGATCATCGAGGGACGTCAGGTGCTGGAGGGGGACTACATCGCGTCGGACGAGGTCATCAAGGTCATCAACCGCCAACCGGCGCTGCAGAATGAGCCGGGGGCGGAGTTCAACTACAACAACTCGGCGTTCGCCCTGGCGACCATCGTGGCGGAGCGCGTCACCGGCGTTCCGTTCGCGGAGTGGATGCGCAACGAGGTCTTCCTCCCGCTGGGGATGACGAAGACGTGGGTGCGCGCCAATCCTGGCCAGATCATCCACGGCCGCTCGGCCGGGTACATCCCCGGCGAGGGTGGCTTCCGTGAAGTGCGCGATCTCCATGGGTCGGCGGGGGCCGGCGGCATCTATACCACGCCGGGCGACGTCGCCAAGTGGATGCACAACTTCAAGACCGGAGAGCTGGGCGGGCCGGCCGTGATCAAGGAGCTGTCGACGTCGTTCGTGCTCAACGATGGAAAGCCGTCGAACTACGGCTATGGTCTCTTTCTCGACACAAACCGCGGGCTGCGCCGGTGGCAGCACGGCGGCAATGACATCGCGCACAGCTCCACGTTCGTGTACTACCCCGACCTTGACGCCGGGTACGTCGTGTTCAGCAACTACCAGGGCGTCCCCGGCGGCATTGCCGGCGTCGTGGCCGACGCCTTCTTCGCCCAGCACATGACGATGCCCCCGCGCGCGACCGCGAGCGCGACTGCGGCCTCGGGCGTTGACGTGCCTGCAGCAACGCTCCGGCGCTATGCCGGCAAGTACGAGATGACGACACTCGGCGGCCTGCTCCTGACGGTGGAACAGCAGGGGAATCAGCTGCGGCTCCAGCTCCCGGGACAGCCGGCGCTCCCGCTGCGCCCCACCTCCATGACGGCGTTTGAGGTGGTCGGCGCACCGGCGCGGATCACGTTCAACGCGGCCCCCGACGGCGCAGTGGAGGGGATCACCTTTCAGCAGGACGGGCAGCACCCCGGACGGCGAGTCGCAGAGCAAGCGGCAGTTGATCTCGCCACCTTCGCGGGTCGCTATTTCAGCGAGGAGCTGGAGACGTTCTACGACCTGAGCGTCGAGGGCGGACAACTCGTCATCCGGCACCGTCGTTTCGGGCCGGTCACGCTGACGCACACCACCGGGGATTCCTTCTCTGCCACATTGCCGGTGAGCCAGGTCGTCTTTCGCCGCGATGCGCAAGGCACGGTGACCGGCTTTGACGCCGGCAACGGGCGGGCACGCGACATCAGGTTTCGGAAGGTCACCCCCTAG
- a CDS encoding serine protease: protein MDRNPHNAGETALVGEAEAAGIDEFSYAAPRWQSMVGVEQMPNRPSERLIGGVQLMLGLLRVLGVSICLVCLGRSVQSQQPQKPRPSDIAQKAGKALSTVIALDSAGKSMGEGTGFFIRADGTLVTNYHVIEGAVQVEVRTGSGEAFDQVFVLSIDARRDLAILRIATKTPDYLQIRGDESMEVGDPVYVMGNPLRT, encoded by the coding sequence ATGGACCGCAATCCGCACAATGCCGGTGAGACTGCATTGGTGGGTGAAGCCGAGGCAGCGGGGATTGACGAGTTCAGCTATGCGGCGCCACGTTGGCAATCGATGGTCGGCGTTGAGCAAATGCCAAACAGACCATCCGAGCGTCTCATCGGAGGAGTTCAGCTGATGTTAGGGCTACTGCGAGTGCTTGGGGTGTCGATCTGCTTGGTCTGCCTGGGACGCAGTGTGCAATCGCAACAGCCGCAGAAGCCACGCCCTTCAGACATCGCACAGAAGGCCGGCAAAGCACTCTCCACGGTCATTGCATTGGACTCGGCGGGAAAGTCCATGGGAGAGGGAACAGGCTTCTTCATTCGTGCAGACGGCACACTCGTCACCAACTATCACGTCATCGAAGGAGCCGTCCAGGTAGAAGTGCGCACGGGCTCTGGAGAGGCATTTGACCAAGTGTTCGTCCTCTCTATCGATGCACGCCGGGATCTGGCGATCCTTCGTATTGCCACGAAGACCCCGGACTATCTGCAGATTCGCGGCGACGAATCGATGGAGGTGGGTGACCCTGTCTACGTCATGGGCAATCCACTCCGGACTTGA